GACGCATGCTCACCCAAAATATCATTTTACTTTTCTGCTGAAAGCAATAGGCATTTATTCGCTGATGTTGATTGCGCAGCCAACATCAACGATGCTCCGACTCTTTGTTGGTCAGGCGACCAACAAAGACAGAAATTATTGAATGTAGTTAATAATAAATTCTAGACCGTTTTGCTTCTGAAGACCTTGCAACAGTTTATTAAATAAAATATCACTTTCACTTTTGCAAGAATCATCGACTTTATTTGGGCTCCAAAATTCTGTACCCCAATAAGAACATGGGGTTGCATATTCCATGAAAATCTGTTTATAAGGGCCCTTTATATAATTAATGCAACTATCATTAAAAGTTTGACTGTTTGATAAAAGTGGGGTGTTGGCTAGTAATAAATGTAGAATAGTGGTATCCGGTGTTAAAATTTTTTCACTTACTGTCATATAGCTGTCAATGTATTCTTCTACTCCTATCCATTCGAATCGAAAATTTGTAACAACTAATTCCCATTCATTTCGATTGTTCAGTTTATAACGAACCAAATGCCAGGTTGAATCGACACTAAATATTCCTGGAAGCCATAGTCTGAATTCGAGTGAATCTGTACCTTTAAAAATAGATTTTATTTCGAGTCGATCCTGTAAGTAACCAATTTTCCATTTAATATAATTCGAGTCATCCTTTGCTCCAAAGTATGTTTGAAATTTCTGGCAATTTTTATTAGCATCATCTTTAATGAGCGAACAGCTGACAATTGTGAAAACTAATAGCCAAAAAGATAGCTGTTTCATGTTTTACTTTTTAGAATAGCGGACATGGCAACTTTCACTTTTTTAATTACTCCGCTAAGAGTCTCGCCATTACAGCTGTTATCCCCCGCAACTAATTTACACTCCTGCTTGCTACCCGTTATCGGTGTCAAAGTTAGTTTTCGCTGAAGTAGAATGCGCCAGCAACAGCAAAGATGTTCAGTGCTATGTTGGTCAGGCGACCAACAATGGCAGGAACGTAGATGTTATTTAAAGTTTGAATTAAACTCTTCAATATTAGGAAACTTGTAAAATGGATTCAATTCTTGAAGCTTATCCAAAAAGAACTGTAATTCCTTCCCATCTTCTTTAAAAGTATTCACAAACACCTTATGCTCACAACTTTTTCCATCACCATCTAACATGGAAAATGTGAGATAAGGAAAAGTAAAACCAGGCGCAATAATACTTGAAGTATAAAAGCCATACTTCTGCCAAGTTTTAAGATTCGCCAAATGAATACCCCTAATTGCTGAAGGGGGGAAGTAATATTTTTAAATCTTCTTCTAAAACAAAGCATCCCATTAATTTCAAAATATAATCCTGAAAAATTTAAGGTGAAAAGTGAAATAAAATGAATACTTGCCCAATAGAAGCAAACTACCTTCAAAAACAAATTAAGGGGTAAAATCAAATTAATAGACATAATAAGCAACCCTACCAATATTCTTTGAATTGATTTTCGTATCATATAATTTGTCTTGACAAACTTCATATGCATATAGTATATAGAAATTGTTTTCCGCCTTTACGGGTGTGTCTCTTTTAGTGCCATTGCGGGTGTCCTCCCTAGCAACTACTTTACACTCCTGCTGCTACCCATTATCTGTATCAAAGTTAGTTTTCGCAAAAAAGAATGCACCAGCAACACCAAAGATGCTCAGTGCTATGTTGGTCAGGCGACCAACATAGGCAGCAAACACGTTTACTTTTCTGCTGAGAGCTCAATGAATTTTCTACGAATCACCGTTTCCACCGGTACGCCTTCTATTTTGCTTTCGAGCCAGCTGACGACATCGAGGTAGGCAAAGGCCCTGGCTTCTGAAGCCCGGTTTTCGTAACGTTTCAACTGGCCAAGCAATTTGCTGAGCTTGGGTTTGATTTGTGCCACATTCAATTGCATCGATTCCCGCAAAAACTTGAGCATGGCTTCTTCCACATGGCTCAGGTTGTCCATTTTGGCCATGAAGCGATACACCGATTTGATAAGGTAGGGCAGCAATTCATGATTGCCCAACTCGAAGTGTGCAATCAGGTGCAGCAATCTTGCATAACACTGCGGATCGATACGCAGGTCTACTTTCAGGTGAATAATTTTATTGAGGTAGTCTACCGTTTCGTCATAACGGCCGCTGCCAAAATACAGGCAGGCTATTTTGTAATAAAACACCAATATGCGGTGGCGGTCGATGTACAAGCTATACTCATCCAGCTGCAGCATGATTTCGGGTACCACTTCCAACCCTTCTGTAAAAGTGCCTTCGAGGTAATGCCGGTGAATACGGGAAATGTACAGGTACACAAATGATTGAATCTTATAATTCTCATTCGACTGTACCCAATCGCTGTTGTAAAACTGTTGAAATTGCTCCACTGCCTGGTAAAAGCGGTCTACATTTTTTAAATCGTAGTGGGCACTCAGCAGATTATGCATGCCTTTGATGTACTGGATGGTTTCCACCTTAATCATGGCAGGCTCGGCATGGTACAAATCCACCCAGCGTTGGCTGTACTTATAATACTTCAGGTAGTCTTGTAAAATAAACGACAACCAGGACTGGCTCTGGTAGTAATACAATTTTTCATAAAACCCCTGCAGGCTTTCCGGCTCGGCCGGTGCATGGCTTTTGAAATAATACATCACTGCTTCCTGATCCGACTTGTTGCGGGCATGCCCGTGCTTGATGTACCAGCTGTAGAGTTGCAGGCTCAGGTTGCTCAATCGGTTCACCGATTGTAACCGTTGCTGCACCATATCGCTTTCATCGGCCAGCAGATCGGCCCGCATATCCATACTGCGGGTGATGTACATGGCTTCAATTTTCTTCTCAAAAAAAATGGCCTGCTCCAGATAGGTAAACTGATAGTATTCACGGGCAGTGCTCTTCAGGCGGTCGAGCACATGCAGGCTTTGCAGGTACAAGCCTTTGTTGTACAAAATGCGGGCATGGTCGAGCATTTCATGCAGCTGCATGTCGATGTTTTCTGCATCCTTAATGAGGCGCAAGCTGGTGAGTATGTGGCGGTACAAACTGGCTTTGAGGTTGGAGAGCTGGCTTTTGGCAATGGCCTTGTTTTTTTTCAGCATGCTCACTTCGTCGTACTCCTCCATTTTGTCGAGGGCATCGAAGAGTTGCACCACTTTCAGCTCTGCCGAGGCCGAATTGCGCTGCATGTAGAGCTTAAAATTGCGCTTCTCCCCTTTTCCCAGGCTCTTGACCAACTGAAATAAATCGTCTCGCTGAAGGTTAGGCATTGTAAACTAATTATTATCAAAAGCCTTGCTACACTAAGGTTTGCATCCGGTGCCGGGGCATTGGCCAGTGTAAACAGGACCTTATTTTGGTTTGAATGGTGAGCTTATGACCTGATAATTTAGCAGCGCAGGCTGTTTCTGTTTAAATATCAGGCAAGCAACAACAAACTTAAACAGCCTGCAATTTTTTTACCCGGAAAATTGTGCAACGCATGGCAGATAAGGTTTTTATTTTCGACACGACGCTTCGCGACGGCGAGCAAGTGCCCGGATGTAAACTCAATACAGCAGAGAAAGTAGAACTGGCATTATTACTGGAAGCATTAGGTGTAGACATTATTGAAGCAGGTTTTCCCATTTCCTCTCCCGGCGATTTTGAATCGGTAAAGCAAATTGCTGCCATCATTAAAAACGCCACCGTGTGTGCCCTTAGCCGCTCGGTAGAAAAAGACATAGAATCGGCTGCTGCAGCGCTGAAAGGTGCGCATCGGCCACGCATTCATACAGGTATCGGTACTTCCGATATGCACATCAAGCACAAGTTCAACAGCACCCGTGAAGCCATTTTGGAAAGAGCCGTAGCCGCTACCAAATTTGCCCGCCGCTTTACTGATGATGTAGAATTTTATTGCGAAGATGCCGGCCGCAGCGACAATGCTTATCTGGCACAAGTGGTAGAAGCAGTAATTGCTGCAGGTGCCACCACCGTGAATATTCCTGATACAACCGGCTATTGCCTGCCACATCAATACGGCGAAAAAATTCAATACCTCATCGACCATGTATCGAACGTGGACAAAGCAGTGTTGAGCTGCCATTGCCACAACGATTTGGGACTGGCTACTGCTAACTCTATTGCAGGTGCCATTGCCGGTGCCCGCCAAATTGAATGTACCATCAATGGTTTGGGCGAAAGAGCCGGTAATACTTCGCTGGAAGAAGTAGTGATGGTGCTGCGCCAGCATGCCGACCTCGGATTGTACACCAACGTGAATCCGAAATTGCTCAACAGCATCAGCCAAAAAGTGAGCGATACCATGCGGATGCCCGTGCAGCCAAACAAAGCCATTGTGGGTAGCAATGCCTTCTCGCATTCTTCCGGCATTCACCAGGATGGCTTCCTGAAAAATGCACAGACTTACGAAATCATTGCTCCCGAAGAAGTAGGTGCCGAAGGATCCAAAATTATTCTCACTGCCCGCAGCGGCCGCAGTGCATTGGCGCATCGTTTTCACAAACTGGGGTACCAGTTCGACCGCGACGATGTGGATGCTTTGTACGAAGAATTTTTGCTGGTAGCCGACCGCAAAAAGAAGTGCTGGAAGAAGACCTCCACGAACTGGCCAAAGCCAGAGAAGTTGTTTCCTAAAAAAGAAGATGACACAACCAGCATAATCAGGGGTTCGCTTCAGAAACGATGACCTCCACACCCACTACACTCACCTGCCTGACAGGCAATGAATGGCCAATGATGACCATGCGCAATTGCAACAGACCAGAAAAGTGACGTAAGAAAAGCAAGCCACCAGCATCATTAACCACAGGTATTTATGTTTAAAAAAATTACCAGCATATACGGCGACGGCATTGGCCCGGAAGTAGTGAAGCAAGCCATGAAGGTACTTGACACCATTGCCGAAGTATACAACCATGAATTTGTGTACGAACGTGCTTTGCTGGGTGCAGAAGCAATTGATGCTACGGGTGCAGCATTGCCTACGGAAACAGTAGCCAGTGCCCTCAACTCAGATGCTGTATTGCTGGGTGCTGTGGGCCATCCCCGCTTTGACAACGACCCCAATGCAACGGTGCGACCCGAGCAAGGATTGCTGGGCATTCGCAAAGCATTACAGTTGTACGCCAATGTTCGGCCTGTACAAACTGTTCCTTCTTTACATCATTTATCGCCCATCAAAATCAAAGCCAAAACCGGCGTTGATTTCATCATTTACAGAGAGCTTACCGGCGGCATCTACTTTGGTGACAAGTTTACCAACGAAGATGGCACAGCCGCAACAGATACTTGCCATTACCAACAACACGAAATTGAACGCATTGCCAGGCTAGCTTTTGAAGCGGCTATGCAACGGCATAAAAAACTGACTTTGGTTGATAAAGCCAACGTGCTGGAAACATCCCGCCTGTGGCGCAAAACCATACAGCAAATAGCCGTCCGTTATCCTGAAGTAACGGTGGAATATTTGTTTGTAGACAATGCTGCCATGCAGTTGATTTTGAACCCCGGTCAGTTTGATGTCATCCTTACAGAAAACATGTTTGGCGACATCATCAGCGACGAAGCGAGTGTACTCACGGGATCACTTGGCTTGTTGCCTTCAGCGTCTATCGGCAATAGCACTGCATTGTTTGAACCCGTTCATGGTTCTTACCCGCAAGCTGCCGGCAAAGACATTGCCAACCCCATTGGTGCTATCTTATCAGCTGCCATGATGCTCGATTATTTCGGGTTGCAGCACGAAGCCACTGTGGTTCGCAATGCGGTGCAATGGACACTGGAAAACGGTTTTGTAACAAAAGACATTGACCCCGTGAATTTTTACTTTACCTCTACTGTAGGCGACTTAATCTGCGACTACATACACGGTAAAGCCATAGAGGTGGTAAACAAAAGCAATATTGAGTTGCGCAAGTCTACCATTATCTAACACGCCGCAGTTCTTTTCTATAGCAGAAGGGTATATATTCGCAGCCAACTCCTCAGCAAAACATGTTGAACAGGCTCGCTAATACAACAATTATTATCAGCACCATTCTTGTGGTGATGGTCATTATTGTACCTGTACTGCACGGAGGAGCAAGTTGAATGTAAACCTGATTGTATCACTTTTATAACAGCCCGCTTCTCTGCAAAAGAAGCGGGCTTTTTTTATTGGTTATGGCAACTTATTATAACGACAACACATTCATTTACCACAATGGTAATTTGGTAAAAGCCAAAGATGCCCGTATTGATTTGTACAGTCAGACCATGCACTATGGCTATGGCGTTTTCGAAGGCATTCGTTCGTACAAAACCATCCATGGAACCACGGCTATTTTCAAGCCGGAAGAACACTATGACCGGCTGCGCAAATCGGCACAGGCATTGAATCTGCCGTACAACTGGAGCAATGAAGAATTGATTGATGCTACTTATGCTGTACTGCGTAGAAATGATTTGCAGGACGCCTACATCCGCCCACTCATTTACGGCCCGGCCAATATGAGTTTTAATCCCAACGAAGAAAGCAATATCACCATACAGGCATGGGCCATGCAACCTTTTTTGGGTGATAAATTATTGCGGGTACACATCAGTGAATTTCAGCGGCCCAATCCCAAGGCTTTTCACATGCAGGCCAAGGCTTGCGGCCATTATGTCAACAGTATTTTGGCCAGCCAGGATGCCAAAGCAAAAGGCTATGATGAAGCATTGCTAAAAGACCTGAATGGTAATATTGCCGAAGGACCAGGCGCCAATTTTTTCATGGAAAAAAATGGCCAACTGATTACCCCAGCTGCAGGACATATTCTTACCGGCATTACACGGGCTACCGTACTTCAGCTTTGTGCAGCACTCAACATTGACGTTGAAGAACGACCTATTCATCCTGATGAATTACTGACTGCTGACAGCGCCTTTTTCTGTGGCACTGCTGCTGAAGTCATCGGCATACAACAAATAGACAATACTACCCTGCCCATGCCCTGGGCTGAAAGCCTTGGTGCACAAGTGCAGCAAGCGTACAAAAAGTTGGTAGTAGCACAACCCATTCATACAAAAGCAACCGTGGTTGCATAGCAATAAATAAAGCAGACATGCCAAACGAATTGAATAAATACAGTAAGACGCTTACACAAGATGAAACACAACCAGCGGCACAGGCCATGTACTATGCCATTGGTTTTAAAGAGCAGGATTTTAGCAAAGCACAAGTGGGCATTGCCGCTATGGGCTGGGACGGAAACCCCTGCAATATGCACTTGAATGATCTCGCTTCTTCGGTAAGAGACAATATCAACAAAACAGATGATTTACTTGGTTTGCGTTTTTACACCATTGGTGTGAGTGACGGCATCAGCATGGGTACGGATGGCATGCGCTACAGCCTGGTAAGCCGCGATGTAATTGCCGACAGCATTGAAACAAACGCCGGTGCACAGTACTACGATGCGTTAATATGCATTCCGGGTTGCGATAAAAACATGCCCGGTTCTGTCATGGCCATGGCCCGCCTCAACCGTCCTTCTATCATGTTGTATGGTGGCACCATTGCACACGGTCATTACAAAGGCGAAGACCTCAATATTGTAAGTGCTTTTGAAGCATTGGGCAAAAAAATTGCCGGCCAGTTGGATGAAGGCGATTTCAAAGGCATCATCAAAAATTCTTGTCCTGGTGCCGGTGCTTGTGGTGGTATGTACACCGCCAATACCATGGCCAGTGCCATTGAAGCATTGGGTATGAGTTTGCCTTACTCCTCTTCCAACCCGGCCCTGAGTGAAGACAAGCAAAAAGAATGCGACAGCATGGCTGCAGCTATTAAAGTACTGTTGGAAAAAGACATTAAGCCCAGCGACATCATGACCCGTAAAGCATTTGAAAATGCGATTACAGTGATTATGGTATTGGGTGGAAGTACCAATGCGGTACTACACATGATTGCCATTGCAAAAAGCATTGGCGTGTCATTAACGCAGGACGATTTCCAGGCCATCAGCGATAAAGTGCCAGTACTGGCCGACTTCAAACCGAGTGGTAAGTACCTGATGGAAGATTTGCATAAATACGGTGGCGTTCCTGCCGTCATGAAATACCTGTTGTCGAAGGGTTTGCTGCACGGCGATTGCCTGACTGTAACGGGCAAAACCCTTGCAGAAAACTTAGCCTCTGCTCCCGATTTGAATTTCGAAGAGCAGAAAATCATTATGCCTCTGGAAACACCATTGAAAGCCACCGGTCATTTGCAAATACTGTACGGCAACCTTGCCACTGGTGGTAGTGTGGCCAAAATTTCTGGTAAAGAAGGCGAACGTTTTGAAGGCACAGCCCGTGTATTTGAAGGTGAGAAAGCATTCATTGATGGCATTGCTTCTGGCAAGGTAAAAGCCGGCGATGTCGTCGTCATTCGCTACATCGGCCCCAAGGGCGCACCGGGTATGCCCGAAATGCTGAAACCTACAGGTGCCATTATTGGTGCGGGTTTGGGCAAAAGTGTAGCCCTCATTACCGATGGTCGTTTTAGTGGTGGCACACATGGTTTTGTGGTAGGCCACATCACTCCCGAAGCTTTTGAAGGCGGCAATATTGCACTGGTAAAAGATGATGACATCATTGAAATTGATGCCGTCAACAACAGCATTAACCTCAAAATTTCGGATGAAGAATTAGCACAACGTCGTGCTGCATGGACTGCCCGTCCGCTCAATGTAACAAAAGGTATTTTGTATAAATACGCCAAGCAGGTAAAAAGTGCAGCCGAAGGTTGCGTTACCGACAGCGAATAAAATTTTACGTTATGGAAGTAGCTACAGCTCCCGCCAAAGCCAACACAACTCAGCCAATCATGAATATAACGGGCTCTGAAGTGGTGATTCGTTCACTGCTGGCAGAAGGTGCCAGCACCGTGTTCGGTTATCCCGGTGGTGCCATCATGCCCATTTATGATGCCTTGTACGATTTCAATGATCAACTGCAACACATACTGGTACGCCACGAGCAGGGTGCCATTCATGCAGCACAGGGCTTTGCCCGCACAAGTGGCAAAACCGGTGTGGTATTTGCCACCAGCGGCCCCGGCGCCACCAACCTGGTTACAGGTTTGGCCGATGCCATGATAGACAGCACACCTGTAGTGTGCATTACCGGACAGGTATTTGCGCATTTGCTCGGTACCGATGCCTTTCAGGAAACGGACGTTATCAATATCACCGCTCCTGTTACCAAATGGAATTATCAGGTAACAGATGCCAGCGAAATTTCTGAAGTGATTGCCAAAGCATTTTACATTGCCAGCAGTGGTCGCCCCGGCCCTGTGTTGGTAGACATTACCAAAAATGCACAGGTACAAAAAATAGATTTTGCAGGACATACGCCTTGCAAGCACATTCGCAGCTACCGGCCTAAGCCACAGGTGCGCAGCGAGTTTGTAGAAGCTGCGGCCAAGCTCATCAACGAAGCTGAACGTCCTTACATTTTGTTTGGTCAGGGTGTTATTTTGGGCAATGCCGAAGCAGAGTTTAAAGCCTTTGTAGAAAAGAGCGGCATTCCTGCAGCATGGACGTTGCTCGGTTTGTCTGCTTTGCCTACCGATCATCCATTGAACGTAGGTATGCTGGGCATGCATGGCAATTACGGCCCCAATGTACTCACCAACGAATGCGATGTGCTCATTGCCATCGGCATGCGTTTCGATGATCGTGTTACGGGTCGTTTGGATAAATACGCCAAGCAGGCAAAAATCATTCACCTCGATATTGACCCTGCGGAAATTGACAAGAATGTAAAAGCAACCGTTCCTGTGTGGGGCGATTGTAAAGAAACATTGCCGTTGCTCACCAACCTGGTAGCGCAAAAGCAACACACCGCATGGGTGCAGCGTTTCCGTGATATGATGGAAGATGAAAAGCAAGCGGTAATCAATCACGAATGCGATCCCAGGTCCGGTGAAATGACCATGGGCGAAGTGATAAACCTGCTGAACAAACTCACCAACGGCGATGCCGTGATTGTAACGGATGTGGGCCAACATCAAATGGTAGCTTGCCGTTACGCTACGTTCAATAAATCACGCAGCAATGTTACTTCTGGTGGTTTGGGTACAATGGGCTTTGCACTTCCTGCAGCCATTGGTGCCAAATATGGCGCACCCAACAGACCCGTTGTAGCAGTGATTGGCGATGGTGGTTTTCAAATGACCCTTCAGGAACTGGGTACCATCATGCAGTTTGGCGCCGATGTAAAAATCATCATCCTCAACAACAACTTCCTGGGCATGGTACGCCAGTGGCAGGAGCTGTTTTTGGAAAAACGCTATTCGTTTGTAGACATCACGAGTCCTGACTTTGTGCAAGTGGCCAAGGGTTACTACATCGATGGCCAGCGCATCACCGACCGCAGCAACCTGGAAGCCGGTTTGCAAACCATGCTCAACCACAAAGGCAGCTATCTGCTCGAAGTAATGGTGGCCAAAGAAAACAATGTATTCCCCATGGTACCGCAGGGTTGTGGCGTTGCTGAAATCCGCTTAAAATAACTACACATGAAACAGTCATTTGCACAGGCGTTTATGTACTCCCCCAATAGTGGCAGCGCCAGTATCAAAGAAGAATATACCATCACTGTATATACCGAAAACCATATTGGTTTGCTCACCCGCATCTCCATCATTTTTTCGCGGCGCAAAATCAATATCGAAAGTCTCAACACTTCACCTTCGGAAATTCCCGGCATTCACCGTTTCAATATTGTGATTCATGAAACGGAAGAAGTGGTGAAAAAACTGGTGCGCCAGATAGAAAAGCAGGTAGAAGTATTGAAGGCTTACTACAACACCAACGATGAAATCATTTGGCAGGAAATGGCTTTGTACAAAGTGCCTACCAGTGAAATTGC
The Phnomibacter ginsenosidimutans genome window above contains:
- a CDS encoding 2-isopropylmalate synthase codes for the protein MADKVFIFDTTLRDGEQVPGCKLNTAEKVELALLLEALGVDIIEAGFPISSPGDFESVKQIAAIIKNATVCALSRSVEKDIESAAAALKGAHRPRIHTGIGTSDMHIKHKFNSTREAILERAVAATKFARRFTDDVEFYCEDAGRSDNAYLAQVVEAVIAAGATTVNIPDTTGYCLPHQYGEKIQYLIDHVSNVDKAVLSCHCHNDLGLATANSIAGAIAGARQIECTINGLGERAGNTSLEEVVMVLRQHADLGLYTNVNPKLLNSISQKVSDTMRMPVQPNKAIVGSNAFSHSSGIHQDGFLKNAQTYEIIAPEEVGAEGSKIILTARSGRSALAHRFHKLGYQFDRDDVDALYEEFLLVADRKKKCWKKTSTNWPKPEKLFPKKEDDTTSIIRGSLQKR
- the leuB gene encoding 3-isopropylmalate dehydrogenase, which produces MFKKITSIYGDGIGPEVVKQAMKVLDTIAEVYNHEFVYERALLGAEAIDATGAALPTETVASALNSDAVLLGAVGHPRFDNDPNATVRPEQGLLGIRKALQLYANVRPVQTVPSLHHLSPIKIKAKTGVDFIIYRELTGGIYFGDKFTNEDGTAATDTCHYQQHEIERIARLAFEAAMQRHKKLTLVDKANVLETSRLWRKTIQQIAVRYPEVTVEYLFVDNAAMQLILNPGQFDVILTENMFGDIISDEASVLTGSLGLLPSASIGNSTALFEPVHGSYPQAAGKDIANPIGAILSAAMMLDYFGLQHEATVVRNAVQWTLENGFVTKDIDPVNFYFTSTVGDLICDYIHGKAIEVVNKSNIELRKSTII
- a CDS encoding branched-chain amino acid transaminase, which encodes MATYYNDNTFIYHNGNLVKAKDARIDLYSQTMHYGYGVFEGIRSYKTIHGTTAIFKPEEHYDRLRKSAQALNLPYNWSNEELIDATYAVLRRNDLQDAYIRPLIYGPANMSFNPNEESNITIQAWAMQPFLGDKLLRVHISEFQRPNPKAFHMQAKACGHYVNSILASQDAKAKGYDEALLKDLNGNIAEGPGANFFMEKNGQLITPAAGHILTGITRATVLQLCAALNIDVEERPIHPDELLTADSAFFCGTAAEVIGIQQIDNTTLPMPWAESLGAQVQQAYKKLVVAQPIHTKATVVA
- the ilvD gene encoding dihydroxy-acid dehydratase, encoding MPNELNKYSKTLTQDETQPAAQAMYYAIGFKEQDFSKAQVGIAAMGWDGNPCNMHLNDLASSVRDNINKTDDLLGLRFYTIGVSDGISMGTDGMRYSLVSRDVIADSIETNAGAQYYDALICIPGCDKNMPGSVMAMARLNRPSIMLYGGTIAHGHYKGEDLNIVSAFEALGKKIAGQLDEGDFKGIIKNSCPGAGACGGMYTANTMASAIEALGMSLPYSSSNPALSEDKQKECDSMAAAIKVLLEKDIKPSDIMTRKAFENAITVIMVLGGSTNAVLHMIAIAKSIGVSLTQDDFQAISDKVPVLADFKPSGKYLMEDLHKYGGVPAVMKYLLSKGLLHGDCLTVTGKTLAENLASAPDLNFEEQKIIMPLETPLKATGHLQILYGNLATGGSVAKISGKEGERFEGTARVFEGEKAFIDGIASGKVKAGDVVVIRYIGPKGAPGMPEMLKPTGAIIGAGLGKSVALITDGRFSGGTHGFVVGHITPEAFEGGNIALVKDDDIIEIDAVNNSINLKISDEELAQRRAAWTARPLNVTKGILYKYAKQVKSAAEGCVTDSE
- the ilvB gene encoding biosynthetic-type acetolactate synthase large subunit, which codes for MEVATAPAKANTTQPIMNITGSEVVIRSLLAEGASTVFGYPGGAIMPIYDALYDFNDQLQHILVRHEQGAIHAAQGFARTSGKTGVVFATSGPGATNLVTGLADAMIDSTPVVCITGQVFAHLLGTDAFQETDVINITAPVTKWNYQVTDASEISEVIAKAFYIASSGRPGPVLVDITKNAQVQKIDFAGHTPCKHIRSYRPKPQVRSEFVEAAAKLINEAERPYILFGQGVILGNAEAEFKAFVEKSGIPAAWTLLGLSALPTDHPLNVGMLGMHGNYGPNVLTNECDVLIAIGMRFDDRVTGRLDKYAKQAKIIHLDIDPAEIDKNVKATVPVWGDCKETLPLLTNLVAQKQHTAWVQRFRDMMEDEKQAVINHECDPRSGEMTMGEVINLLNKLTNGDAVIVTDVGQHQMVACRYATFNKSRSNVTSGGLGTMGFALPAAIGAKYGAPNRPVVAVIGDGGFQMTLQELGTIMQFGADVKIIILNNNFLGMVRQWQELFLEKRYSFVDITSPDFVQVAKGYYIDGQRITDRSNLEAGLQTMLNHKGSYLLEVMVAKENNVFPMVPQGCGVAEIRLK
- the ilvN gene encoding acetolactate synthase small subunit, translated to MKQSFAQAFMYSPNSGSASIKEEYTITVYTENHIGLLTRISIIFSRRKINIESLNTSPSEIPGIHRFNIVIHETEEVVKKLVRQIEKQVEVLKAYYNTNDEIIWQEMALYKVPTSEIAAKAKVERLLRQYGARAVVIRNDYTVFETTGHREETDQLIEVLAPFGLIEFVRSARVAIIKASAGFHEKLREFEQAEPGEEVIENEYLDKQQEVFSM